The following DNA comes from Paraburkholderia phytofirmans PsJN.
GGTATGGCAATGGATACGACTGAGGAGGCAGATCTTCTGGAGTTCGATCTGGCCGGTAAGCCCATCAAGGCCTGGGTGTGGCAGTCAGTCTTCGACGAAGGTGATGAAGTCGAAGTTGTCGCCGAGCAATGGGGTGACACTTGGCAGGGGTACGGCATACGACGTATCAGCGACAAGATCGTGGCTCTGCATCCACATTGCAGTAGGGGTAGATATGCGCACTACAAGGCTTCGCTGCGGTTGTGGCTGAAAGTCTGTCTACCACTGCTCCTGTTTATGTACCTGCTAACTGGCGCGATTGCTTTCTTTGACTCTGTAGATAATTGGACGGGTATCGTGCAAATGTGGGCCGTGGGTGGGTTGGGTATCGTGGCAATACTTGGCGCGATCGCCTACCGCATGTCACGCAAATTCATGGGCTTTGTTAGTCTTGCCGAAGGCATTTTCCAAGGGTTTGGCTGGAAGGACGTCAAGGACATTGATCTGCCGGCGATCACCAAGAAGAGCAAGACATCAGGCGAACCGGGTGCGCTCGGAATTCTCTATTTTAGATATTGATAGTGCGAGACATCGCCGGTGGGTCAAATGGCGACTTTAATAGATGAATGTGCAACCAAGTTCGGTGGCTGAAAAGTGCAGGAACTCAGTTCCTCGTTGGAGAAGCGTTAATCAAAGGCGGCGGAGCTTAAGCCTGCTCTGATTGCCACTCAGGTCAACACAGGTAGCCGCTGACGGCTTGCCGTTGTCGGTGCAGACCGACAGCGGGGCCTTGCACCCGATCTGCGCGCTCGTCACTCGAACTTCACCTCTCACCCCAACCTCCCAAGCGCCGCCTCAACCCACCCAAAACCAATCTTCTCCTGCTCCAACCTCAGGTTCGCACGCAAACGGTTATCACGCAGATCGTCATACAACTGCCCCTCGTCGCGACTCAACCTCGGCAAATCCCGCAAGGTCTGCTTATCCTCTCGATCCCATTGCGATTTAAACGCGAGCAACGTTTCCCGATCCATCAAGAACGATTCCACGTGATCGAACTGATGGCGTAGTTGATCGAGAATCGCGAACCCGTGCGTATCGATATCGCCCCAGTAGTGAATCCGCCGATGCAAAAGCCATGTGGCGCCCGTCAGCATTTCAAAACCATATCCCGCGCCGAAGACAACCATGCTGTCGTCAACCGGCGGAAAGGCAAGAAAATTAGTCTCGTTCTCAGTAATAAAAACACGGCCAACGTCGAGTTCCAGGCGAGCGAAGCTGGCGGCGTCCAGCGTGACGTCCTGCTCAATGCTGCTGGGATCAAAGAGCGCCTTTTTTGCATCCAGCACGCGAAATCGAATACGTAATGGCTTTTCCCGAAACCCATAGCGCGCCGCGAACTGGCCCAAACCCGACCGCTCGAAATCCACCGTTCCCTCGGGAAGCACGACATCCAGTAATTCCGACAGGACACCGCGATAGGCCTCGATAAACTTGGTATGCACATTTGCGATGTCGATCTGCCTTATATACACACCCGGACGGGGATGCCGCTCCAACCACATGCATACATCCAGCAGCCGCCCCCACACGTCCGCCAGCTCAAGCACCCTGAGTGGTCGTTTCGCAAGCCATGCGACAAGGCGCGGTTCGCGCGCACGAGTCACATCCAGCAGCAAGGCGAAGCTGGCCGCATCGCGTTGTTTTCCAATCAGCGCGACGGCGTCCTCGAATGAGTCGATCCAGACTTCAATCGGTAACGTATTGGTGCCGAAAACCTTGTGCCGAAACTCACGCATCTCGACGCGGCAATGTGCCGTCGCCCTAACGCCGCCACTCCACCGACGAATGTCCTCGAAGCGCTCTGTGATTTCGGCCGACGTGGGTCCTTTGAGCACGAGACGCTTTGGGAATAGCGTGGCGCCTGTAGCAAGTCCGGCAAGCAGTTCACCTCGTTCCCAGATCCTGCTCACCTGCATGCGCAGATCCGCCGGTGTCGTCCAACTCACGTTTCGCTCCTGCCTTTTTCCTCGCGATACTCTTCGATCGAAAGATTGCGCAACCTCGATTCACGTCCCTCCCGATTGTCGACAAATCCGACGCTGGCTACAAATGGCTCGATGATATAAATCTTCTGCAACGGGGTGACGATCAGCAGTTGCAGATTCAGCTGAGCGAAAAGCCGCAAGCCGTACTGCGCGGACTCGTCGGATCCGCGCCCAAATGCTTCGTCGATGACGACGAATCGGAAAGAGCGTGAGCGTACGGCACCCCACTCGAGACCGAACTGGTAGGCGAGGCTCGCGGCCAGGATCGTATAGGCGAGCTTTTCTTTCTGTCCGCCAGATTTGCCACCTGAGTCTGAATAATGCTCGTGCTCGCTGTTATCCTCGCGCCAACGCTCACTGGCGGCGAATACGAACCAGTTGCGCACGTCGGTGACTTTCGCTGACCAGCGACGATCCTGCTCGGTCAGCCCCTCGCGTCCACGAAATCGTTCGATGATCTGTTTGATTTGAAGAAACTTGGCTTCGGAATATTGCACGTCTTCCGAGCCTGTCAGCGTGCCTTCGGTGCACGAACGCAAATCGCTCTGAAAGTCTCGAATCTCCGCGTCCTGGCTCAATTGCGCTTCCAGAACGATATAGCGGCCAGCGTTGTAGTCGATCTGCGTGAGTGACTCGTTGATCAACGCGATCCGCTCTCTTATCGTCTCGCGTTCGCGAGCCAGCTGGGACTGGAAGTTGGCGACTTCGCGAATGGTGTTCTCGTTGAGCAAATCTTTAAAGCGAGCTTCGAAGCGCGGCAGATCGTCGGCTTTCAACGTGTCGAGCATCGCCCGATATTCTTGCGCTGCTTCAATGGCCACATCCACTTCCTGCGTCTCGAGGGGGAAGGCCGTGCAGTATTCGCGCATGGCCACCACGATCTTCTCGCGCTGGCGCGAAACCTTTTTGTCCTCGGCGTCGATATTATCCTGTAGCCATTTGCGCATGTCGCTCTCGCGATTGTCACAGGATTCGACAGTCAACTGATGCTTGCCGAGCGCTTCGGACCACAGATCGGCAAGCCGTTCGAAATAAGCCCTATGGGTCGAGTAGGCGGGATCGTCAAGAACTGCTTGGGCTTGCATATGCAAGTCGTCGGCTATCCGCTGCCGCTCTTCGATACGCGTGCGCTCGGCCTTGTCTTCATCGAGCTCCGCCTCCACGGCAACCAGCGCGGCGTCGACCTGATTCAGACGCTGGGTGAGTTCATGCAGCAAGTCAGAGGCGGATTCCAGACGAGCCTTCTCATCACGGAGATCGGCGATCTCGGTCGCTACGCCGCGCCAGTCGATCTCGCGGTACTCCGCATGTTCGCTGAGCAGCGATAGCGCGTTCAAGCGCGTCTTTAATTCAATTTGCTCGGACTGAATTTTACTGATCAGCGTGCCCAACTCGCGCAACTGCGAAGCGGACTGGTCTGATTGCGCTTCGAGCGCCTGAATTTTTGCGGTATTTGTCCAGCCCAGCACGTAACGTCGACGATCGTCCAGCCGATGGCGGTCGTCTTTCTCGTGCCGCTCGCCCGGCGCCTTGATCTGGCCGGCACGTGTAATGGCCCGCGTCTCGCGGCGGAACTGTTCCTGCGTGTCGCAGCAGACGACGTTGAAGCGCTGCGCCACTTCATATTCCAGCCATTCGTAGAACGGCGATTCAGGTTTGACCGACAGCTTACGGGCCAGCGAATCGCGATGCAGTTCGGGACGTTCACGTCTGGCGGATTGCCGAACTCGAAAGTAAACGAGCCGCCCTCTGAGGTGAGTCTTATCAACCCATTCGGTGACAGCGGCGTAATGTTCATCCGAGACCAGGAGCGACAGGCCAAAACTTCGCAGCAGCCGTTCAGCTGCACCCTCCCAATCGCGCTCATCCTCACGCACCTGCAGGAGTTCGCCAGCGAAGCATACATCCGCTTCAGGAAGCGCAAGGGCATTGCACAACGCCGCGCGCATCGCAATCTGTTCCGCAGGGATATTGCTGCGGCGACTCTTCAGACTGTCGATTTCTGCCGACAGCGCGTCATGTTCCTGTCGGCCAGCGCGGAAGCTGACGCCGTGTTCGGTCAAGTCGTTCTGCAAACGCGCCTCGTCCGACTGCGCGGCGTCGAGACGTTCGGTCAGATGTCGGCGCAACGCGAGAAACGACTGTTCGTCCTCAGGTGTCTGTTCGCCGGCCACCTGCGCGAGATCGTCGAAACGCTGTGCTTTCTGTCTGCGCCGGGTACATTCCGCATCTTTCGATTGGATCTCCGCTTCCAGCCGCTCCAGCCGGTCTCCGCCGTTTTCGGCGATGTTGCGCCGCAGTTCGGCTTCTTCGACACGATGTGCAGAGCGTTTGACGTCAAGCCGCTTGACGTGGGCGTCCTGCCGCTCCCACTCCGCCGCGAGAATGTCGATTCGGCGGTCGAGCAATCGAAGCTTGAGGTCGGCGGCATACGATTTCATCGCGTCACGGCAGGCTCGCAGATCCTCTACCTGCGACACAAGCTGCGCATGCCGCTCGCAATCTTCGACGAGCGGACTCAGACTTTCCATTTGCCGCTTCGCCTTCAACACGGCCCCATGCGCGCGGTTCAGGTCGTCGAAATGACCGATCAGCGCGGTCATGCGCGATGCGACATCGAACGGCTCAAGCATGTGGCTGCGGACAAAATCCGTCAGATTGCCCACCGACTTCATGGATACCGTTTGATGGAATAGCTCGAGCGCCTGCTCATTCTCGATTCCGAAGCGCCGGCGG
Coding sequences within:
- a CDS encoding Wadjet anti-phage system protein JetD domain-containing protein → MSWTTPADLRMQVSRIWERGELLAGLATGATLFPKRLVLKGPTSAEITERFEDIRRWSGGVRATAHCRVEMREFRHKVFGTNTLPIEVWIDSFEDAVALIGKQRDAASFALLLDVTRAREPRLVAWLAKRPLRVLELADVWGRLLDVCMWLERHPRPGVYIRQIDIANVHTKFIEAYRGVLSELLDVVLPEGTVDFERSGLGQFAARYGFREKPLRIRFRVLDAKKALFDPSSIEQDVTLDAASFARLELDVGRVFITENETNFLAFPPVDDSMVVFGAGYGFEMLTGATWLLHRRIHYWGDIDTHGFAILDQLRHQFDHVESFLMDRETLLAFKSQWDREDKQTLRDLPRLSRDEGQLYDDLRDNRLRANLRLEQEKIGFGWVEAALGRLG
- a CDS encoding ATP-binding protein is translated as MTDMQLPGLDFVADDALSGFRLHQLEVFNWGTFDRRVWTLNPAGKNALLTGDIGSGKSTLVDAVTTLLVPAHRIAYNKAAGADSKERTLRSYVLGHYKSERNEASGAAKPVALRDSDSYSVILGRFHNAGYDLTVTLAQVFWMKEPHGQPARLFIGAERALSIATDFAAFGPDISGLRKKLRALGADVFDSFPPYGAWFRRRFGIENEQALELFHQTVSMKSVGNLTDFVRSHMLEPFDVASRMTALIGHFDDLNRAHGAVLKAKRQMESLSPLVEDCERHAQLVSQVEDLRACRDAMKSYAADLKLRLLDRRIDILAAEWERQDAHVKRLDVKRSAHRVEEAELRRNIAENGGDRLERLEAEIQSKDAECTRRRQKAQRFDDLAQVAGEQTPEDEQSFLALRRHLTERLDAAQSDEARLQNDLTEHGVSFRAGRQEHDALSAEIDSLKSRRSNIPAEQIAMRAALCNALALPEADVCFAGELLQVREDERDWEGAAERLLRSFGLSLLVSDEHYAAVTEWVDKTHLRGRLVYFRVRQSARRERPELHRDSLARKLSVKPESPFYEWLEYEVAQRFNVVCCDTQEQFRRETRAITRAGQIKAPGERHEKDDRHRLDDRRRYVLGWTNTAKIQALEAQSDQSASQLRELGTLISKIQSEQIELKTRLNALSLLSEHAEYREIDWRGVATEIADLRDEKARLESASDLLHELTQRLNQVDAALVAVEAELDEDKAERTRIEERQRIADDLHMQAQAVLDDPAYSTHRAYFERLADLWSEALGKHQLTVESCDNRESDMRKWLQDNIDAEDKKVSRQREKIVVAMREYCTAFPLETQEVDVAIEAAQEYRAMLDTLKADDLPRFEARFKDLLNENTIREVANFQSQLARERETIRERIALINESLTQIDYNAGRYIVLEAQLSQDAEIRDFQSDLRSCTEGTLTGSEDVQYSEAKFLQIKQIIERFRGREGLTEQDRRWSAKVTDVRNWFVFAASERWREDNSEHEHYSDSGGKSGGQKEKLAYTILAASLAYQFGLEWGAVRSRSFRFVVIDEAFGRGSDESAQYGLRLFAQLNLQLLIVTPLQKIYIIEPFVASVGFVDNREGRESRLRNLSIEEYREEKGRSET
- a CDS encoding putative type VI secretion system effector, with translation MTIEATSSATAKLLRGRITNLRKTRRSQDFFFTDSDRKKMGATAIAAGLAGLGGIAVGLGGMAMDTTEEADLLEFDLAGKPIKAWVWQSVFDEGDEVEVVAEQWGDTWQGYGIRRISDKIVALHPHCSRGRYAHYKASLRLWLKVCLPLLLFMYLLTGAIAFFDSVDNWTGIVQMWAVGGLGIVAILGAIAYRMSRKFMGFVSLAEGIFQGFGWKDVKDIDLPAITKKSKTSGEPGALGILYFRY